A genomic window from Streptomyces broussonetiae includes:
- a CDS encoding glycoside hydrolase family 38 N-terminal domain-containing protein — translation MHDERRRIEERVARLHDQRIKPASYAAGVPLEVAAWQAPGEPVSFEEAAAAVYTPFATDTPWGPPWGTTWFRMRGDVPAEWAGRRVEAVIDLGFAGDWPGNQAEALVHRADGTPLKAVNPLNQYVPVARPAAGGEAVEYLVEAASNPDILADLFAHPTPLGDPRTAGDRPLYTFRRADLAVLDEQVWHLDLDLQVLRELMRELGEHDPRRHEITHALDRAMDLLDLDDVSGSAPAVREALRPVLAKPAHASAHLLSGVGHAHIDTAWLWPIRETRRKTSRTFSNATALADEYEEFVFACSQAQQYEWVRDTCPHVWERIKKSVAKGQWAPVGGMWVEADGNLPGGEALARQLVHGKRFFMDHFGVETKGVWLPDSFGYTAAYPQLAKLAGNDWFLTQKISWNQTNAFPHHTFWWEGIDGTRIFTHFPPIDTYNARFSGEEMSRAVRNYAEKGGANRSLAPFGFGDGGGGPTREILERARRLKDLEGSAKVEIEHPDAFFAKARAEYPNAPVWVGELYLELHRATYTTQARTKQGNRRSEHLLREAELWATTAALHAPGYAYPYAKLDRLWKTVLLHQFHDILPGSSIAWVHREAEAEYARVAQELTALTAEAVAALGAGAPRVFNTSPRERAEVVRTPQGAPVYVRVPANGSAPLTPAVPPHPVTVSGHTLENGIVRVQVAQDGTLTSVHDLLAGREVLAGPGNLLRLHTDLPNFWDAWDIDKHYRNRCTELLETDSVTVVEEGPLVGAIRVVRCFGRGSRITQTISVRAGSARIDFETDIDWHETEKILKAVFPVDVRAPHSSAEIQFGHVQRPTHTNTSWEAARFEVCGHRWVHLAEPGYGVAVVNDSTYGHDVTRTVREDGGTTTTVGLSLVRAPRIPDPEADQGRHRLTYALLPGAGIEDAVAEGYALNLPLRVADSAGEPEPVVLAEGEGVTVEAVKLADDGSGDVVVRLYECRGGRASGVLRTGFPLARAEVTDLLERPLEPAETDGDAVPVRLRPFEVRTLRLAVSR, via the coding sequence ATGCACGACGAACGCCGTCGCATCGAGGAGCGCGTCGCGCGCCTCCACGACCAGCGCATCAAGCCCGCGAGCTACGCCGCCGGCGTCCCCCTGGAGGTGGCGGCCTGGCAGGCCCCCGGGGAACCGGTCTCGTTCGAGGAGGCCGCGGCCGCCGTGTACACGCCGTTCGCGACGGACACCCCGTGGGGGCCGCCCTGGGGCACGACCTGGTTCCGGATGCGGGGCGACGTGCCCGCCGAGTGGGCCGGCAGGCGCGTCGAGGCCGTCATCGACCTCGGCTTCGCCGGGGACTGGCCCGGCAACCAGGCCGAGGCTCTCGTCCACCGCGCCGACGGCACCCCGCTCAAGGCGGTCAACCCGCTCAACCAGTACGTGCCGGTCGCCCGCCCGGCAGCCGGCGGCGAAGCCGTCGAGTACCTGGTGGAGGCGGCCTCCAACCCGGACATCCTCGCGGACCTCTTCGCCCACCCGACCCCGCTCGGCGATCCGCGTACGGCAGGCGACCGCCCCCTGTACACGTTCCGCCGCGCCGACCTCGCCGTCCTCGACGAACAGGTCTGGCACCTCGACCTCGACCTGCAGGTGCTGCGCGAACTGATGCGGGAACTCGGCGAGCACGACCCGCGCCGGCACGAGATCACCCACGCCCTTGACCGGGCCATGGACCTGCTCGACCTCGACGACGTCTCCGGCTCGGCGCCCGCCGTACGCGAGGCCCTGCGCCCGGTGCTGGCCAAGCCCGCCCACGCCAGCGCGCACCTCCTCTCCGGCGTCGGCCACGCCCACATCGACACCGCCTGGCTCTGGCCGATCCGGGAGACCAGGCGCAAGACGTCGCGGACGTTCTCCAACGCCACCGCGCTCGCCGACGAGTACGAGGAGTTCGTCTTCGCCTGCTCCCAGGCCCAGCAGTACGAGTGGGTCCGGGACACCTGCCCGCACGTGTGGGAGCGGATCAAGAAGTCCGTGGCGAAGGGCCAGTGGGCGCCGGTCGGCGGCATGTGGGTGGAGGCCGACGGCAACCTGCCCGGTGGCGAGGCCCTCGCCCGCCAACTGGTGCACGGCAAGCGGTTCTTCATGGACCACTTCGGCGTCGAGACCAAGGGTGTCTGGCTGCCGGACTCCTTCGGCTACACCGCCGCCTACCCCCAGCTGGCCAAACTCGCCGGCAACGACTGGTTCCTCACCCAGAAGATCTCCTGGAACCAGACCAACGCCTTCCCCCACCACACCTTCTGGTGGGAGGGCATCGACGGCACCCGCATCTTCACCCACTTCCCGCCCATCGACACCTACAACGCCCGCTTCAGCGGCGAGGAGATGTCCCGGGCCGTGCGCAACTACGCCGAGAAGGGCGGCGCCAACCGCTCCCTCGCCCCCTTCGGCTTCGGCGACGGCGGAGGCGGCCCCACCCGCGAGATCCTGGAACGTGCCCGCCGCCTGAAGGACCTGGAAGGCTCGGCCAAGGTCGAGATCGAGCACCCGGACGCGTTCTTCGCCAAGGCCCGCGCCGAGTACCCGAACGCCCCCGTCTGGGTGGGCGAGCTGTACCTGGAGCTGCACCGCGCGACCTACACCACCCAGGCCCGCACCAAGCAGGGCAACCGGCGCAGCGAGCACCTGCTGCGCGAGGCCGAGCTGTGGGCCACCACGGCCGCGCTGCACGCGCCGGGCTACGCCTACCCGTACGCGAAGCTGGACCGGCTGTGGAAGACGGTCCTGCTGCACCAGTTCCACGACATCCTGCCCGGCTCCTCCATCGCCTGGGTGCACCGCGAGGCCGAGGCCGAGTACGCCCGCGTGGCACAGGAGTTGACGGCACTCACCGCCGAGGCGGTCGCCGCCCTGGGCGCCGGTGCGCCCCGTGTGTTCAACACGAGCCCCCGCGAGCGCGCCGAGGTGGTCCGCACCCCGCAGGGCGCACCGGTGTACGTACGGGTGCCCGCAAACGGCTCCGCGCCCCTCACCCCGGCCGTGCCCCCGCATCCGGTGACGGTGAGCGGGCACACCCTGGAGAACGGAATCGTCCGGGTGCAGGTGGCGCAGGACGGAACCCTGACGTCCGTACACGATCTGCTGGCGGGCCGCGAGGTCCTCGCCGGTCCCGGCAACCTCCTGCGTCTCCACACCGACCTGCCCAACTTCTGGGACGCCTGGGACATCGACAAGCACTACCGCAACCGCTGCACCGAGCTGCTGGAGACCGACTCGGTCACCGTGGTCGAGGAGGGACCCCTCGTCGGCGCGATCCGCGTGGTCCGCTGCTTCGGCAGGGGCTCCCGGATCACCCAGACGATCAGCGTCCGGGCCGGCAGCGCCCGGATCGACTTCGAGACGGACATCGACTGGCACGAGACGGAGAAGATCCTCAAGGCGGTCTTTCCCGTCGACGTGCGCGCCCCGCACTCCTCGGCCGAGATCCAGTTCGGCCACGTCCAGCGACCGACCCACACCAACACCAGCTGGGAGGCGGCCCGCTTCGAGGTCTGCGGCCACCGCTGGGTGCACCTCGCCGAACCCGGCTACGGCGTCGCGGTCGTCAACGACTCCACCTACGGCCACGACGTCACCCGTACGGTCCGCGAGGACGGGGGTACGACCACCACGGTCGGCCTCAGCCTGGTGCGCGCCCCGCGCATTCCGGACCCCGAGGCGGACCAGGGCCGCCACCGCCTCACCTACGCGCTGCTGCCCGGCGCCGGCATCGAGGACGCGGTGGCCGAGGGTTACGCCCTCAACCTCCCGCTGCGCGTGGCCGATTCGGCGGGCGAGCCCGAGCCCGTCGTCCTTGCCGAGGGCGAGGGCGTGACCGTCGAGGCGGTCAAGCTCGCCGACGACGGCTCCGGGGACGTGGTGGTCCGGCTGTACGAATGCCGGGGCGGCCGTGCGAGCGGCGTCCTGCGCACCGGTTTCCCGCTGGCCCGCGCCGAGGTCACCGACCTGCTGGAACGCCCGCTCGAGCCGGCCGAGACCGACGGTGACGCCGTACCGGTGCGGTTGCGGCCCTTCGAGGTGCGCACCCTGCGGCTGGCAGTGTCACGCTGA